Part of the Labrenzia sp. CE80 genome, CGGCGCTATCAGTATGATCAAGGTCATCCGGAGCGTTTTCATGTGGTGACATTCGAGGGCGCCTTTCACGGACGCACCATCGCGACGATCGCCGCAGGCGGGCAGGCCAAGTACCTCGAAGGTTTTGGTCCCAAGGCGCCAGGTTTCGATCAGGTACCGGCAGGCGACCTGGAGGCACTGAAGAAGGTCATTGGCCCTCAGACAGCTGCCATTGCCATCGAGCCGATCCAGGGCGAGGGCGGTGTTCGAGAAGTGCCGACGGATTTCCTGCGTCAGCTGCGCAAGATCTGCGACGACGAAGGTCTCCTTCTGATTTTCGACGAAATCCAGACCGGTGTTGGCCGGACCGGGAAGCTCTTTGCCCATGAATGGAGCGGCGTTAACCCGGACATTATGGCGATTGCAAAAGGTATTGGCGGCGGTTTCCCCGTTGGCGCATGTCTCGCAACTGCAGAAGCGTCTGCTGGCATGGTGCCTGGCACGCATGGAACGACCTTTGGCGGCAATCCTCTCGCCATGGCCGTAAGCAATGCTGTTCTCGATGTGATCCTCGCTGACGGTTTTCTCGATGCGGTCAAGTCAAAGGGATTGAGTTTCAAACAGAAGCTCGCCGGGTTGGTCGATAGCCATCCTAAAGTTTTGTCGGACGTGCGTGGTGCGGGTTTGATGTTGGGCCTGAAGTGCGTCGTTCCCGTGGCTGATCTTGTCGCGATGGCCCGCGACCACGGACTTCTGGCCGTTCCCGCTGGGGAAAATGTTGTACGCATCATGCCGCCGCTGACGATCTCCGAGGAGGAGATCTCCGAGGCCGTTGCACGGCTTGAAGCAGCTGCTCAATCACTGGAACAAAAAATGACACTTGGAGGAGCGGCAGAATGACCAGCACCGGTTTGTCGCGGAATTTTCTTGATCTGACCGAAGTCAGTTCCGACGAGTTGCGGCACATTCTTGATGCCAGCAAGCGGATCAAAAGCGAGCGTAGCGGCGTGCACCGCGGTGTCGGCCCGCTTGCGGGCAAAGTGCTTGCCATGATCTTCGAGCAGCCTTCCACGCGTACGCGCATTTCCTTCGATGTTGGGATGCGTGAACTTGGTGGTGAAACCTTGATGCTCACCGGTGCGGAAATGCAACTTGGGCGCGGCGAAACGATCGCTGACACCGCCAAAGTCCTTTCGCGCTTTGTTGACGCGATCATGATCCGTATCCTCGATCACGATCAGCTGAGCGAATTGGCTGAAAACGCAACGGTGCCTGTGATCAATGGCCTGACGAAAGAATCCCATCCCTGCCAGATCATGGCGGATTTGCTGACCTTCGAAGAACATCGCGGCAACATCAAAGGCAAGTCGGTGGCCTGGACCGGTGACAGCAACAATGTTCTGGCGTCCTGGGTTCATGCAGCTCCTCGATTTGATTTCGAGTTGCGCATCGCGACCCCGTCCGAACTGGCACCTCCCGCAGACCTCATAGAAAAAGCACGCAAGGATGGGGGCTCGATTCTCGTCACGGACGACCCACATGAGGCGGTGAAGGGCACTGATTGTGTCGTGACCGACTGCTGGGTCTCCATGGGAGACGACGATGCGGAGAGCCGACACAATCTTCTGAGTGCCTATCAGGTCAACAAGCGTTTGATGTCAGAGGCCAACACCGACGCGCTCTTCATGCATTGCCTTCCTGCACATCGCGGCGAAGAGGTGACATCGGAGATCATGGACGGCCCGAACTCGGTGGTTTTTGACGAGGCGGAAAACCGTCTCCATGCACAGAAAGGCATTTTGGCCTGGTGCTTCAACGCTGTGTGAAAGGCATAAGGCGTGGCATTTGATCTATCGGAATTCGGTGTAACCCCGGCGGGGCAGGACGCCGTGCGCCCTTTTGCGGTCGAGGGACTGGATGTGCGTGGGCGTGCGATCACCCTGGGACCGGTGGTCGATAGTATTCTGGAGCGGCATGCCTATCCGGAACCCGTCTCTCGTTTGCTTGCAGAGGCAATCGCTCTGACCAGCCTGCTCGGAACCTCGCTCAAATTTCAGGGACGGTTCACGCTTCAAACCCAGACCGATGGGCCAGTGTCCATGCTTGTGGTCGATTTTTCGTCACCCGCGGCGATTCGAGCATGTGCAACTTTCGATGAGGACTTGGTCGCAGCGGTGATCGAGGCCGGAGAAGCGACGGTGGAGCGTTTGCTTGGTCGTGGTCATCTTGCGATGACCATCGATCAGGGCAAGCATATGCAGCGCTACCAGGGACTGGTCGAACTCGACGGCATTTCGCTGGAAGAGGTCGCACGGCGCTATTTCGTCCGCTCGGAACAGATCCCGACGGAAGTCCGACTTGCTGTCGGTGAATTGTATACGCGCACGCAGGGAGGCGGTCCCAACCATAAGTGGACGGCAGGCGGTGTAATGGTGCAGTTCCTACCCGAGGCTCCGGAACGCGTGCGCCAGCCTGATTTGGATCCAGGAGATGCACCGGCCGGTGCTGTCTCGCACATCATTGAGGAAGATGATGCGTGGGTAGAAGCCAAGGCTCTGGTCGAGACGGTCAAGGACGTCGAGTTAACGGACCCGTCTGTAAGCGTTGAGGAATTGCTGTTCAGGCTGTTCCATGAACGCGGCGTCCGGCTCTTTGACCCACAGCCGATTGCTGACCAATGCAGCTGCTCGCGTGAAAAAGTCAAAGGCATTCTG contains:
- a CDS encoding aspartate aminotransferase family protein, with translation MSASALFGTYARSDLEFDHGEGVWLVASDGRRFLDCGSGIAVNAVGHSHPHLVEALKTQAEKLWHVSNLHPVAGQERLGRRLAEATFADRVFFTNSGAEAMEAAIKTARRYQYDQGHPERFHVVTFEGAFHGRTIATIAAGGQAKYLEGFGPKAPGFDQVPAGDLEALKKVIGPQTAAIAIEPIQGEGGVREVPTDFLRQLRKICDDEGLLLIFDEIQTGVGRTGKLFAHEWSGVNPDIMAIAKGIGGGFPVGACLATAEASAGMVPGTHGTTFGGNPLAMAVSNAVLDVILADGFLDAVKSKGLSFKQKLAGLVDSHPKVLSDVRGAGLMLGLKCVVPVADLVAMARDHGLLAVPAGENVVRIMPPLTISEEEISEAVARLEAAAQSLEQKMTLGGAAE
- the argF gene encoding ornithine carbamoyltransferase, translated to MTSTGLSRNFLDLTEVSSDELRHILDASKRIKSERSGVHRGVGPLAGKVLAMIFEQPSTRTRISFDVGMRELGGETLMLTGAEMQLGRGETIADTAKVLSRFVDAIMIRILDHDQLSELAENATVPVINGLTKESHPCQIMADLLTFEEHRGNIKGKSVAWTGDSNNVLASWVHAAPRFDFELRIATPSELAPPADLIEKARKDGGSILVTDDPHEAVKGTDCVVTDCWVSMGDDDAESRHNLLSAYQVNKRLMSEANTDALFMHCLPAHRGEEVTSEIMDGPNSVVFDEAENRLHAQKGILAWCFNAV
- a CDS encoding Hsp33 family molecular chaperone; the protein is MAFDLSEFGVTPAGQDAVRPFAVEGLDVRGRAITLGPVVDSILERHAYPEPVSRLLAEAIALTSLLGTSLKFQGRFTLQTQTDGPVSMLVVDFSSPAAIRACATFDEDLVAAVIEAGEATVERLLGRGHLAMTIDQGKHMQRYQGLVELDGISLEEVARRYFVRSEQIPTEVRLAVGELYTRTQGGGPNHKWTAGGVMVQFLPEAPERVRQPDLDPGDAPAGAVSHIIEEDDAWVEAKALVETVKDVELTDPSVSVEELLFRLFHERGVRLFDPQPIADQCSCSREKVKGILTSFSADEVEQMTVDDKIVVKCEFCSASYEFDEM